The following proteins are co-located in the Candidatus Nanosynbacter sp. HMT-352 genome:
- a CDS encoding VIT1/CCC1 transporter family protein translates to MRDFFKRYIPEFVYGAVDGTVTTFAVVAASAGAGISSSVILILGIANLIADGFSMGSSAYLAASAEHEESVRDSQKRSSPKIIGTVTFLAFVVVGSVPVLPYSIDVIANLKAPNAVLFYISSALTAATFLAIGFIKGKVSKQSPWRSAGITLLLGAIAAGLAYFAGDILSAWLGIRV, encoded by the coding sequence ATGCGAGATTTTTTCAAACGATACATACCGGAATTTGTTTATGGCGCAGTTGACGGCACAGTAACAACATTTGCAGTCGTGGCGGCTTCAGCTGGAGCTGGAATATCCAGTTCAGTAATTCTTATATTAGGAATTGCTAATTTAATAGCCGACGGATTTTCAATGGGCTCTAGCGCATATTTGGCGGCCAGCGCTGAACACGAAGAGTCCGTTCGCGACAGCCAAAAACGCTCATCCCCAAAGATCATAGGCACAGTAACATTCTTAGCTTTCGTGGTGGTCGGTAGCGTACCAGTGTTGCCATATTCGATTGACGTAATTGCAAACTTAAAAGCACCAAACGCGGTATTATTCTATATTAGCTCGGCGCTAACTGCGGCAACGTTCTTAGCAATCGGCTTCATCAAGGGCAAAGTTAGCAAACAATCACCTTGGCGGTCTGCAGGCATCACGTTACTCCTTGGGGCGATTGCAGCAGGATTAGCCTACTTCGCGGGCGACATTCTGTCGGCGTGGCTTGGCATTAGGGTTTAG
- a CDS encoding CAP domain-containing protein, translating to MKKAVIITAVLLLIAGVGGGVWLKRRLDNQIALVATQKQQEEQPKQHKPAFDKYDNGPADPQEILELVNQERARIGVAPLVMDENVQKSAQLKADDMEAKGYRQHNIPGLGDMYTQEMYYLIYQQAKCTMSGENWTAGANISSRGAFNWWMNSESHRKAIQDPKYTKIGIGVGPKSQVAVQHFCGFSQ from the coding sequence ATGAAAAAAGCCGTAATCATCACTGCTGTTTTACTGCTTATAGCAGGCGTTGGTGGTGGAGTATGGCTTAAAAGGCGCTTAGATAATCAAATAGCATTAGTGGCAACTCAAAAACAACAAGAAGAGCAGCCGAAGCAACACAAACCAGCATTTGATAAATACGACAACGGTCCCGCAGATCCTCAAGAAATCCTAGAATTAGTGAATCAGGAACGGGCAAGAATTGGCGTAGCACCATTGGTAATGGACGAGAATGTTCAGAAGAGCGCGCAACTCAAGGCGGACGATATGGAAGCCAAGGGCTACAGGCAACATAATATACCTGGATTAGGTGATATGTACACGCAAGAAATGTATTATCTGATATATCAGCAGGCTAAATGTACTATGAGCGGCGAAAATTGGACTGCGGGAGCAAACATTAGTAGTCGTGGTGCCTTTAACTGGTGGATGAATTCAGAGTCTCACCGTAAAGCAATACAAGATCCTAAGTATACAAAAATTGGAATAGGCGTAGGTCCAAAAAGTCAAGTAGCCGTTCAACACTTCTGTGGATTTAGCCAATAA
- the aspS gene encoding aspartate--tRNA ligase, protein MKNRILAVETSKKVGENITVAGWVHSRRDHGGLIFIDLRDHTGLVQLVINPDKKDAFSLAESLRDEFVVRACGVVAERGEGLKNPNIASGDVEIVVDNLEILNRAETLPIQPFAEDNQAGEELRFKYRYLDLRRPKMQNMLKKRAEMYRRTHEYMDNRDFIEIQTPILANSSPEGARDFLIPSRLQEGKFYALPQAPQQFKQLLMVGGVPRYYQLAACFRDEDPRADRLYGEFYQLDLEMSFAENGEEVRTEVEPLMKQLATDFAGKKLLDLSDLAVGDGSSIPRISYRDAMETYGSDKPDLRFGMELIELTDVFLGTEFGVFKNAECIKAICVKNGASLSRKQIDNFTNIAKTEGAGGLAYITYQDGEAKSPIAKFLSEKELSDVQQKTGAVDGDAVFFGADSRSVVNAVLGRLRNEFASHFNLKDPSVVAFAWIIDFPFYEWDERSKKLDFGHNPFSMPKGGLQALESAETDAEKLSIVADQFDMVMNGYEICSGGVRNHNPAVLYKVFGLLGFSESYVEEKFGAMLGAFKYGAPPHAGCAFGVDRILMELTDEQNVRETLAFPKNGSGVDVMMNSPSVVDPAQLRELGL, encoded by the coding sequence ATGAAAAATAGAATTTTGGCGGTAGAAACTTCTAAAAAAGTTGGTGAAAATATTACAGTTGCGGGCTGGGTTCATTCCAGGCGTGATCATGGCGGATTGATTTTTATTGATTTGCGCGACCACACAGGTTTGGTTCAGTTGGTTATTAACCCTGATAAAAAAGATGCTTTTTCTTTGGCGGAAAGCTTGCGAGATGAGTTTGTGGTTCGTGCTTGTGGTGTGGTTGCAGAGCGTGGTGAAGGTCTGAAAAATCCGAATATCGCCAGTGGCGATGTGGAAATTGTTGTGGATAATTTGGAGATTTTGAACCGAGCTGAAACTTTGCCAATTCAGCCATTTGCCGAGGATAATCAAGCTGGCGAAGAACTAAGATTCAAATATCGTTATCTTGATTTGCGTCGTCCAAAAATGCAAAACATGCTTAAAAAACGCGCCGAAATGTATCGTCGAACCCATGAATATATGGACAATCGAGATTTTATTGAAATTCAAACGCCAATTTTGGCTAACTCAAGTCCTGAGGGTGCGCGTGATTTTCTGATTCCGAGTCGTTTGCAGGAAGGGAAGTTTTACGCCTTGCCACAAGCTCCGCAGCAGTTTAAGCAGTTGCTGATGGTTGGTGGCGTGCCGCGTTATTATCAGTTGGCGGCTTGTTTCCGCGACGAAGATCCGCGAGCAGATCGCTTGTATGGCGAGTTTTATCAGCTTGATTTGGAGATGAGTTTTGCTGAAAATGGCGAAGAAGTTCGCACTGAAGTTGAGCCTTTGATGAAGCAATTGGCAACTGATTTTGCTGGTAAAAAATTGTTGGATTTGAGCGATTTGGCGGTTGGTGATGGCAGTTCAATTCCGCGAATTTCGTATCGCGACGCCATGGAAACTTACGGTTCTGATAAGCCGGATTTGCGATTTGGTATGGAATTGATAGAACTGACGGACGTGTTCTTGGGGACTGAGTTTGGTGTATTTAAAAATGCCGAGTGCATTAAGGCTATTTGTGTAAAAAATGGCGCAAGTTTGAGTCGCAAGCAAATTGACAATTTCACCAACATCGCTAAGACTGAAGGCGCTGGCGGTTTGGCATACATCACGTATCAAGACGGCGAAGCAAAATCTCCAATTGCGAAATTCTTGAGTGAGAAGGAATTATCTGACGTCCAGCAGAAAACTGGTGCGGTTGATGGCGATGCAGTGTTCTTTGGCGCTGATTCTCGCTCGGTTGTTAACGCGGTATTGGGGCGCTTGCGTAATGAATTTGCCTCGCACTTTAATCTTAAAGACCCATCGGTCGTGGCGTTTGCTTGGATTATTGATTTTCCGTTTTACGAATGGGATGAGCGTAGTAAGAAGCTTGACTTTGGACATAATCCGTTCAGTATGCCAAAGGGCGGTTTGCAAGCTCTGGAGTCTGCTGAAACTGACGCCGAAAAATTATCCATTGTTGCTGATCAATTTGATATGGTGATGAATGGCTATGAGATTTGCTCTGGCGGTGTTCGCAATCATAATCCAGCTGTGTTATATAAAGTGTTCGGTTTGCTGGGATTCAGCGAATCTTATGTTGAAGAAAAATTTGGTGCTATGTTGGGCGCTTTCAAATACGGCGCTCCGCCTCACGCAGGATGTGCTTTTGGTGTTGATCGTATTTTGATGGAATTGACTGATGAGCAAAACGTTCGCGAGACTCTAGCGTTTCCGAAGAATGGCTCTGGCGTGGATGTAATGATGAATTCACCATCAGTTGTCGATCCTGCTCAGTTGCGCGAATTGGGTTTGTAG
- a CDS encoding CBS domain-containing protein encodes MTIVLIFGYLVTLAVLLIVLGVQPKTSSHSQFELRRRSGLGDEKAKILLRQREFLRDIISLQRAVASLCLVILSVISVYLFNWAAGLILSIIIALEIGAVARIGLWQKYSQQLYEKYEPLILTTIERHQVILSLIRSVSPVVGDSRVIESKEELLEMVAQSGGAISSSEKKLITNGLKFNDMKVEEIMTPRSMIESVPMNELLGPLVLDDLHKKGYSRFPVIDGDIDHVVGMLRIQDLLTIDRKAKSHRAETVMSKDVYYIRENQTLQHALAAFLKTQHHLFIVVNEFRETVGLLSLEDVIEALLGQKIIDEYDVYGDIRKAATANPQKNNLPTKTRRDV; translated from the coding sequence ATGACGATTGTGCTAATTTTTGGATATTTGGTTACTTTGGCTGTTTTGCTGATAGTGCTGGGAGTTCAGCCGAAAACGTCTTCGCATAGCCAATTTGAGCTACGGCGGAGAAGTGGGCTAGGCGATGAAAAGGCCAAGATTCTTTTGCGACAAAGAGAATTTTTACGAGATATTATTTCATTGCAGCGCGCCGTGGCTTCTTTATGTTTGGTAATTTTAAGTGTTATTAGCGTTTATTTGTTCAATTGGGCGGCTGGGCTCATTTTGTCAATTATAATAGCCCTGGAAATCGGAGCTGTCGCGCGAATTGGTTTGTGGCAGAAATACTCACAGCAACTTTATGAAAAATATGAACCGCTAATTTTAACGACAATTGAGCGACATCAAGTAATTTTGTCGCTGATCCGTTCGGTGTCGCCAGTGGTTGGTGATAGTCGGGTGATTGAATCGAAAGAAGAATTGCTGGAAATGGTGGCTCAATCCGGCGGGGCGATTTCATCTTCTGAGAAAAAGCTTATTACTAACGGACTGAAGTTCAACGATATGAAGGTCGAGGAAATTATGACGCCGCGAAGCATGATTGAATCGGTACCCATGAATGAACTTCTCGGGCCGCTAGTGCTTGATGATCTTCATAAAAAAGGGTATAGCAGATTTCCTGTCATTGACGGCGACATCGACCATGTTGTTGGCATGTTGAGAATTCAGGATTTGTTGACGATTGATCGCAAAGCAAAATCTCATCGTGCGGAAACAGTCATGAGCAAAGATGTCTATTATATTCGCGAAAATCAAACTCTACAGCACGCCTTGGCTGCATTTTTGAAAACGCAGCATCACTTGTTTATTGTTGTAAATGAGTTTCGAGAAACAGTTGGTCTACTGAGCTTAGAAGACGTAATTGAAGCGTTATTAGGTCAGAAAATCATTGACGAATATGATGTTTACGGAGATATTCGTAAGGCTGCCACGGCTAATCCGCAGAAAAATAATTTGCCCACAAAAACTCGCCGTGACGTTTAA
- a CDS encoding DsbA family protein, with translation MNKKSWIIFAIIVVAIVGGMVYISTQNRLNISDINNDQLNTAISAESRNGNIADHEIGSKDAKVTIIEYADYQCPGCGTAAPKAEALAKKYKDHVRLIFRNFPIASSHPNARAAAAVAEAAGLQGKFWEMNELLYANQDAWKNANTTERDNIFKSYAEQLKLNIDQYKTDIASNKVKNKIDFDMALGRKHGVAATPTFYINGKNTEMDSSGSIESSVKEALKKAGVEVKD, from the coding sequence ATGAATAAGAAAAGCTGGATAATTTTTGCAATTATTGTAGTGGCAATTGTTGGCGGAATGGTTTATATTTCGACACAAAATCGACTAAACATTAGCGACATCAACAACGATCAGCTGAACACGGCTATCAGCGCAGAATCAAGAAATGGCAATATCGCGGATCATGAAATTGGTAGCAAAGACGCCAAAGTAACAATTATCGAATACGCCGACTATCAATGCCCTGGCTGTGGCACCGCTGCACCAAAAGCCGAAGCGCTAGCTAAAAAATATAAAGATCACGTTCGATTAATTTTCCGCAATTTCCCAATTGCTAGCTCACACCCTAACGCACGCGCTGCCGCTGCCGTGGCTGAAGCTGCTGGTTTACAGGGTAAATTCTGGGAAATGAATGAGCTTCTATACGCAAATCAGGACGCTTGGAAAAACGCCAACACGACAGAACGCGACAACATTTTTAAATCTTATGCTGAACAATTGAAGCTTAATATTGATCAATATAAAACCGATATTGCCAGCAACAAGGTTAAAAATAAAATCGACTTCGATATGGCTCTCGGCCGCAAGCACGGCGTTGCTGCAACACCAACTTTCTACATAAATGGAAAAAACACTGAGATGGACAGCTCTGGCTCAATCGAATCATCAGTTAAGGAAGCCTTGAAAAAAGCTGGCGTTGAAGTAAAAGATTAA
- a CDS encoding CorA family divalent cation transporter → MMVGYFERRSLTEKLTQAQRMHKNGWINLTGSLDATRVSKALSLSANIVRDVLDIHELPRAEFSDGVEYIFTRIPFGQTDSGKTAPFLIAISGGHYITISPHVKFSPLEVGDYLFSTTERPAGVFAANLAYIISQYEQRVHLLTEQISDARRRLSRHEVENSDFIKFVAIEDTLNEYRSSLEGMSRVITQLMENRRHLFKTRDLEALEDVDLHIRQVLVAISSSTHTISSIQNAYSTVANNTLNQRMKALTAITILLAIPNVFYGMYGMNIALPFQGEPWAYPVITSFTVLLILLVMFVAKRLRLF, encoded by the coding sequence ATGATGGTGGGCTATTTTGAACGCAGATCGTTGACTGAAAAGTTGACGCAAGCTCAACGAATGCATAAAAATGGTTGGATTAATTTGACCGGGAGTCTTGATGCTACTCGAGTTTCAAAGGCTTTGTCGCTGTCTGCTAATATTGTTCGCGATGTACTGGACATCCACGAATTGCCTCGAGCAGAATTTTCCGATGGTGTTGAATATATTTTTACGCGTATACCGTTTGGTCAAACTGATTCTGGCAAAACGGCGCCATTTTTGATTGCAATTAGCGGCGGTCATTATATTACAATATCGCCTCATGTTAAATTTTCACCTCTGGAAGTTGGCGATTATTTATTTAGCACAACCGAGCGGCCAGCGGGAGTTTTTGCTGCGAATTTGGCATATATTATTTCTCAATATGAACAGCGCGTGCATTTGTTAACGGAACAAATTAGCGATGCTCGTCGGCGACTAAGCCGTCATGAAGTTGAGAATTCGGATTTTATTAAATTTGTCGCAATTGAAGACACGCTTAATGAATATCGAAGCAGTTTGGAAGGGATGTCCCGCGTTATTACACAACTAATGGAAAACCGTCGCCACTTATTTAAGACCAGAGATCTGGAAGCCTTGGAGGACGTCGATCTACACATCAGGCAAGTTTTAGTGGCGATAAGTTCCAGCACGCACACAATTTCCAGTATCCAAAACGCTTATTCGACGGTTGCTAATAATACGCTAAACCAACGTATGAAGGCGTTGACTGCCATAACAATTCTTCTGGCTATTCCAAATGTTTTTTACGGGATGTATGGAATGAATATCGCGTTACCGTTTCAGGGCGAGCCTTGGGCGTATCCAGTTATCACCAGTTTTACGGTGTTGTTGATTTTACTTGTTATGTTTGTTGCTAAGCGACTCCGCTTATTCTAA
- a CDS encoding magnesium transporter CorA family protein codes for MLQYLRSTNSDSIISPQENLRSGSWVRCERPSDEEVSQLLTLGLDEDLISDALDPHEVPRIEFDDEWTYLIARLPDTDDDFNDFTTPILFCINKDHIVTLSRDSLGRLWQPFIDKVRIRTDRQVELLVAMVEAISTQYQRRVATINRQMRAATDSIHTLRVNDIATLAEYERKLNDYLDALIPMNWAIERLLATQKLRLKADDKEDVEDISIDLEQVIARCKSLLRTITNVRDSYRAVMDTRLNETIRLLTVITVALTIPTMIAGLYGMNVPVPGADNPLMFWAITAISVVLAFVVGYYFLRRR; via the coding sequence ATGTTGCAATATCTTCGTTCGACAAATAGCGATTCAATAATTAGCCCGCAAGAAAATTTGCGGTCTGGTTCGTGGGTGCGTTGCGAAAGACCGAGCGACGAAGAGGTTTCGCAATTGTTGACGCTGGGCTTGGACGAGGATTTGATAAGTGACGCACTTGACCCGCACGAGGTGCCGCGTATTGAGTTTGACGATGAGTGGACTTATTTGATTGCGCGATTGCCAGACACTGACGACGATTTTAACGATTTTACCACGCCGATTTTATTCTGCATTAATAAAGATCATATCGTGACGTTGTCCAGAGATAGTTTGGGGCGATTGTGGCAGCCATTTATTGATAAAGTGCGAATTAGGACGGATCGACAAGTTGAGCTTTTGGTGGCGATGGTTGAGGCAATTTCAACGCAATATCAGCGGCGCGTGGCAACGATTAATCGCCAAATGCGAGCGGCTACAGACAGTATTCATACGCTGAGAGTTAATGACATTGCCACCTTGGCGGAGTATGAGCGCAAATTGAATGATTATCTTGACGCGTTAATTCCGATGAACTGGGCAATTGAGAGACTTTTGGCGACTCAGAAGTTGCGACTGAAAGCTGATGATAAGGAAGACGTTGAGGACATTTCGATTGATTTGGAGCAGGTGATTGCGCGTTGTAAAAGTTTGTTGAGGACGATTACTAATGTGCGCGACAGCTATAGGGCGGTGATGGATACGCGTCTTAATGAGACGATTCGCCTGCTAACCGTAATTACTGTAGCCTTGACTATTCCGACGATGATCGCTGGTTTGTATGGTATGAACGTGCCGGTTCCAGGTGCTGATAATCCATTGATGTTTTGGGCGATTACCGCGATCAGTGTAGTGCTGGCGTTTGTTGTGGGCTATTATTTCCTGCGTCGCCGATAA
- the arcC gene encoding carbamate kinase, whose translation MDKKRTIVVALGGNALQRQGEAASEQQQRVADETVRQLLPLIQAGHNVAIVHGNGPQVGNIVLHEEAINTPDVPSLPLEDSGAMSQGLIGFWLQQAFHDAFMVNQMNNRAVSVITQTIVSLSDSAFQNPTKPIGPFYSEDEAKTVASERGYTVKEDAGRGWRRVVPSPKPQTIVEADVIKALVHAGVTVVSTGGGGIPVLQDETGQLKGVAAVIDKDFGAAKLADLLDADTLLILTSVDAAKINFGKPDEQSLGEVSIEELQKHIDDGQFAAGSMLPKTQAALSFLDGKSGRTAIITSLDKTAEAINGSAGTIVKS comes from the coding sequence ATGGATAAGAAGCGTACTATTGTAGTAGCGCTCGGTGGTAACGCCCTGCAACGGCAGGGCGAAGCCGCGTCTGAGCAACAGCAACGAGTAGCCGATGAAACCGTTCGACAACTTTTACCGTTAATCCAGGCTGGTCATAACGTAGCAATTGTTCATGGTAATGGTCCTCAGGTTGGTAATATTGTGTTGCACGAAGAGGCGATTAACACGCCAGATGTACCAAGCTTGCCGCTGGAAGATTCTGGCGCCATGAGTCAGGGGTTGATTGGCTTTTGGCTGCAACAGGCTTTTCATGACGCCTTTATGGTTAATCAAATGAACAATCGCGCTGTTAGTGTTATAACTCAAACGATTGTTAGTTTGAGCGATTCAGCATTCCAAAATCCAACCAAGCCAATTGGTCCGTTCTATTCGGAAGACGAGGCAAAAACCGTCGCTAGCGAACGCGGCTACACGGTAAAAGAAGACGCTGGTCGTGGCTGGCGACGCGTCGTTCCTTCGCCAAAACCTCAGACAATTGTTGAGGCGGATGTGATTAAGGCGCTGGTTCATGCTGGCGTGACGGTCGTTTCAACTGGCGGCGGCGGCATTCCTGTTTTGCAAGACGAAACTGGTCAATTAAAGGGCGTCGCTGCGGTCATCGATAAGGACTTCGGTGCAGCAAAATTGGCAGATCTTTTGGACGCTGACACTTTGCTGATTTTGACTTCGGTTGATGCTGCTAAAATTAATTTTGGCAAACCAGATGAGCAATCTCTTGGGGAAGTTTCAATAGAAGAACTTCAAAAGCATATTGACGATGGACAATTTGCGGCAGGTTCGATGTTGCCAAAAACTCAGGCTGCCTTGTCGTTTTTGGATGGAAAGTCGGGGCGTACGGCGATTATTACTTCGCTAGATAAAACCGCTGAAGCCATTAACGGCTCGGCAGGCACGATAGTTAAATCGTAA
- a CDS encoding YfcC family protein, translating into MVEKIKKAKQKLRSPSAFTILFVVIIVMAALTWVVPSGLYKTNEDGDRIANSYHVVDKDRTVTEEKDGKKEEIKKHDQQGLWDVFTAPIKGMSDKLDVIVFVMVLGGFLGVTMKTGALDASLGALLRKMKGKEKWLIPILMILFAIGGTTYGMQEETVAFYALVIPMMIAAGYNAMTGVMVIVLGAGTGVLGSTINPFSTGVAAKTADVKLGSVIPIMSIILVLCLIAAIIFTMRYAAKVKAGKYKEDVRYKPATAALDTTNVPKFTGPRKVVMSVFAITFVLMILSLIPWGSWNITFFADMFEWAAGLPVIGAVLGVVHSAAFGDWYFNEITALFLISTIVITAIYYKEFKKEGVFPVDTFIDGVKDILPVALIIAVATGVSVVMSNGEIQDTIISWGESLLKDAGGGVVGVLAYLFYLPMSFIVPSSSGLAAATMPVIAPIADLVGSSKEVMVAAFATASGLINMMAPTIASLMGGLALAGVSYRDWLKRSAPIMAVFAIISITVIAIFGAL; encoded by the coding sequence ATGGTAGAAAAAATTAAAAAGGCAAAGCAGAAGCTTCGATCACCGTCGGCGTTTACTATTTTGTTTGTCGTGATCATCGTTATGGCGGCATTGACGTGGGTTGTTCCTTCTGGACTATATAAGACAAACGAAGATGGCGATCGTATAGCTAATTCGTATCACGTAGTCGACAAAGATCGAACCGTCACGGAAGAAAAAGACGGTAAAAAGGAAGAGATCAAAAAACACGATCAGCAAGGTTTGTGGGACGTCTTTACTGCACCTATTAAAGGTATGTCAGACAAGCTTGATGTTATCGTCTTCGTGATGGTGCTTGGTGGATTCTTAGGCGTTACTATGAAAACTGGTGCGCTTGACGCTTCTCTTGGCGCACTACTTCGAAAGATGAAGGGCAAGGAAAAGTGGCTCATCCCGATTCTGATGATTTTATTCGCTATCGGCGGTACTACTTACGGTATGCAAGAAGAAACTGTGGCGTTCTACGCGCTCGTCATACCGATGATGATTGCTGCTGGATATAACGCCATGACTGGTGTGATGGTGATTGTGTTGGGTGCCGGTACTGGTGTGCTTGGTTCAACAATCAACCCATTCTCTACTGGTGTTGCAGCAAAAACCGCAGACGTGAAATTGGGTAGCGTTATTCCAATAATGTCTATCATCTTAGTACTTTGTTTGATTGCTGCGATTATCTTTACTATGCGTTACGCCGCAAAAGTTAAGGCCGGCAAGTACAAAGAAGATGTTCGCTATAAGCCAGCTACGGCTGCTCTCGACACGACAAACGTACCAAAATTCACTGGTCCACGAAAAGTCGTTATGTCCGTGTTTGCTATTACGTTTGTGCTAATGATTCTTTCCTTGATTCCATGGGGAAGTTGGAATATCACATTCTTCGCTGATATGTTTGAATGGGCTGCAGGTTTGCCAGTCATTGGCGCGGTACTTGGTGTAGTCCACAGTGCGGCATTTGGTGATTGGTATTTCAATGAAATCACTGCACTATTCCTAATTTCAACAATTGTCATAACCGCAATTTACTACAAAGAATTTAAGAAAGAGGGTGTTTTCCCAGTTGATACATTTATCGACGGTGTGAAAGACATTTTGCCAGTTGCTTTGATTATCGCAGTGGCAACAGGTGTTTCTGTGGTGATGTCTAATGGCGAAATCCAGGACACAATCATCAGCTGGGGTGAATCTCTTCTGAAAGATGCTGGTGGCGGTGTTGTTGGTGTGTTGGCGTATCTATTCTACTTGCCAATGTCATTTATTGTTCCGTCATCATCAGGTTTGGCGGCAGCAACTATGCCGGTTATTGCGCCAATTGCCGACCTGGTTGGCTCAAGCAAAGAAGTTATGGTTGCCGCATTTGCGACAGCGTCTGGCTTGATTAATATGATGGCTCCAACTATCGCGTCATTGATGGGTGGATTGGCCTTGGCTGGCGTTTCATATCGCGACTGGCTAAAACGCTCAGCTCCAATTATGGCGGTATTTGCTATTATCAGCATCACAGTTATTGCAATTTTCGGAGCACTGTAG
- the argF gene encoding ornithine carbamoyltransferase: MAQSLKGRSLLTLSDYTAEEIRLLLDTAREYRRLKYAGIPHRIHEGKNVALLFEKTSTRTRCAFTVAANDLGIAPEYLGKDDIQLGKKETVEDTAKVLGRMFDGIEFRGFDHATVEELARHAGVPVWNGLTDKFHPTQILADFMTIEEYVGKLKGTKLVFVGDGRNNMANSLMIGSAIMGLDFRILAPRELHPDQALVDKANHFARSSHARITITDNFEEALRGADVIYTDVWVSMGEEDKFAERINQLRHFQVNRQMINLTGNPEVKFMHCLPAFHDALTITGKKIQEDFGLDSMEVTDEVFRSPHSIVFDQAENRMHTIKAVMALTL; this comes from the coding sequence ATGGCTCAGAGTTTGAAAGGACGATCGCTACTGACTTTGAGCGATTATACCGCTGAAGAGATTCGCTTGTTGCTAGATACGGCTCGTGAATATCGCCGATTGAAATATGCTGGTATTCCGCACCGAATCCATGAAGGTAAAAACGTGGCTTTGTTGTTCGAAAAGACTTCAACGCGAACACGCTGCGCATTTACGGTGGCGGCTAATGACCTTGGAATTGCGCCAGAATATCTCGGTAAAGATGATATTCAATTGGGTAAGAAAGAGACAGTTGAAGATACCGCTAAGGTCTTGGGTCGAATGTTTGATGGAATTGAATTCCGCGGCTTTGACCACGCGACTGTTGAGGAATTAGCACGTCACGCTGGCGTTCCAGTATGGAATGGATTGACCGATAAGTTTCATCCAACACAGATTTTGGCTGACTTCATGACAATTGAAGAGTATGTCGGAAAATTGAAGGGAACTAAGTTGGTATTTGTTGGCGATGGTCGCAATAATATGGCAAACTCGTTGATGATTGGTTCAGCTATTATGGGACTTGATTTTCGCATTTTGGCGCCTCGTGAATTGCATCCAGATCAGGCTTTGGTCGATAAGGCAAATCATTTTGCCAGGTCAAGCCACGCACGCATTACTATCACTGATAATTTCGAAGAAGCTTTGCGCGGTGCTGATGTAATTTACACGGACGTTTGGGTTTCAATGGGCGAAGAAGACAAGTTTGCTGAACGCATTAACCAATTGCGACATTTCCAAGTTAATCGCCAGATGATTAATCTGACAGGAAATCCTGAGGTCAAGTTTATGCACTGCTTGCCGGCATTCCACGACGCATTAACGATTACTGGAAAGAAAATCCAGGAAGATTTCGGTTTAGATTCAATGGAAGTGACGGATGAGGTGTTCCGCTCGCCACATTCGATAGTTTTTGATCAAGCGGAAAATCGTATGCATACAATCAAAGCTGTGATGGCTTTGACATTGTAG